CATAAATTCTATTCATgcctaccaaacaatgtaagttgaattcatactttatttcaccttattcttttcccattgaattacaattcatttccccCTAATTTATTCCTTCCAATCAAATGCCCTGTCAAGGAGGGATAAATCATGATTAACGGTTAGTATATGCATGTAAGGATTGGACCTGCATTCAAGTAACTTATAAGAACATGCCTATCTGCCAATTacgttctatactttctcaaacattttcagcCCAAAGACATTGAGGTTCGAATCTATGACCACTCATTTGGAATGATAACCGAGATGCTATCACATTAAATGATATAAGATTAAAAGTTTTGTCTATACCAATAACTTTCTataataaaagtttgaattttctTAGTTTTATTAGGAGAATAGTtgagtaaattatatatatatatatatatatatatatatatatatatatatatattatccaaaagttaattaattaattgaagttAAGATTCAATTGatgaataaattttgtaaatttagaaagtaaatttaaagttttagtaaaaagactaaaagttgaattttaaaattgcaagaTAAATATATACCAAAAAAAGAGTAATGCTATATATCCCTCGTAAAAACTTTCCTCTcgattttttcctttttgatgTGACATTATTTAAttggattgttttgtttttaattaaaagtttgtGGATCAAGTAATTGATGACACTCAATAAATATAAGCCACATCATGggagaaaatatttaaaaataaatagcattttccacacacaaaaaaatacaaattcacCCAATTAAATGTCATATCATGATTTGAGCAACTATTGAAAACACTATCATAAATAGAGATAAAATGTCcaacttaaatatttaattgggtGAATTtcacaatataacacacaaaaatttataatataagaaacaattactaatttgtttatgatacaaaattaatatacataatttcataacacaggacacaaaaatacataatataacactcatatatatacatcaagaTTCACAGTACATTGTGAACCCTAATCCATGATATAAGAATTCACAATGTCCCTAGAGTGCACCAAATCAAGTTTTCTCGATCAAGTTGTGCTGAGCCAAACATGATTGGACCACACTAAATTATTTCATCATGGATCAACAAACAgatttactatttatttatatcCATATCCTAAACTAACCAAGtggtattattttatattttgaaataaacaataaaataatatttttattatattcatttttaaagttccaattgccaatatttcgaaaaaaaagaaagaaagaagttcCAATTGCCAAACAAACAATTGTTGTCTTTTTttgatttttcacatttttcttttcctttatgGTCGGCTgaatttatttatctttttaaaaatatataatgtctcATTATCCACtaatatttgtattaaaaaaagaagtgaGAGAATATTCCCAAAACAAATAACGCCTTTCACCCAATAACAATAGCACACGTCATCGATTAAAAAAATTCTCATTCAACGGCGACGAGATCTACCTAACTCGCGAATCCCACGCGCCCCTTTAATCGCCCAAAGTTTACGTAGTCATGTTCCTTGAAATCCCCATTTTACCCTCGGTTTCAAAACTTATTCCCTCGCCCATCCTCCTTATAATTGTCTCTCATcgtctctctcactctctctcagTATtcagttctctctctctctgactCTCTCCGTCTCTCTCTCTCCGGTGGCCGGAATATTCTTCCTCCGTGCTCCGATCCTTAGGTTTATGCatacatatttcaaaattcggTTCCTTAACGCTCGTTTTACATAAATAAGCTTCGATCTTTGCACTGATCTGTGCAGTTTTTGATTGAATTTACTAAAAAATTGTTGTGATTTAAAGATCTGAAGCGTGAATTTGAGGAATTATTTCTGTAATCTGAAATTTGTGTGTTGAATTCACGTGATAAACGGAGATGTCGGCGTCTTCTACGTATTGGTGTTACAGATGCGATAGGTTTGTGCGAGTGTGGGACCAGGAGGATTCCGTGGCTTGCCCGGATTGTTTCAGTGGGTTTATCGAGGAAATCGATACTCCGACCCGATCCTTGCTCTCGGAGTCCCGCCGGAGCCGTTTCGCGGCGTCGGCTGCGTTCGTGATGCAGAGCTCGGATCAGAACGCGCCGCCCTCTAGTCCAGGCGTGAGGAGGAGCCGGAGGAACGGCGGCGGCGACCGCTCGCCGTTTAATCCGGTTATTGTGCTCCGCGGCGGCGCCGCCGAAGGCGGCGGCGACGGTAGTGGAACGGGATTTGAGTTGTACTATGACGACGGTGCCGGGTCGGGTTTGAGGCCATTACCCGCGAGTATTTCGGAGTTTTTACTCGGGTCGGGTTTCGACAGGCTTTTAGATCAGTTGACCCAGATTGAAGCAAACGGGTTGGGGAGAATGGAGGATCCGCCGGCTTCCAAAGCGGCGATCGAGTCAATGCCGACCATCGAGATCCTAAATTCCCACATCGAAACCGAACCCCATTGCGCCGTTTGTAAAGAGCCCTTCGAGCTCGGGAACGAGGCCCGAGAAATGCCCTGCAACCATTTATACCACTCCGATTGCATTCTCCCATGGCTATCTTTACGCAACTCCTGCCCCGTTTGCCGCCACCAACTCCCCACCGACGCCCCAAACTCCACCAACAGCCCTTCTTCAAACGAACAACAACAACCCTCCGATGACGACACCGTGGGACTAACAATCTGGAGATTACCCGGCGGCGGGTTCGCCGTGGGGCGGTTTTCCGGTGGGAGAAGAGAGCTTCCGGTTGTGTACACTGAAATGGATGGTGGGTTTAACAACAATGGAGTTCCAAGGAGGATTTCTCGGGGGACTAGAGGGAATATATCCCGGCGAAATGGTGGGGTTAGAAGAGCATTGCTTAATGTGTTTTCATGCTTAGGTGGTGCTGTTTCTTCAAGCTCTAGTTCTAGGATTATTAGCAGCAGAAGCAGAAGTAGTTTACTGTCATCTGTCTTCCATGGAAGGGGCCGGAGCTCGAGTTTATGAGCTAATTGAGCTCAATGATGGACCTAATAGGGAGATTGCAATGTAAATAACTCTGGGTATGTAATGATATCTCAATGCTGCATTCAATGGAATGGATACTGGTAAAACCATGGCAAAGAAAGAAGCTTTAGCTTTAGCTTTAGAAGTGAAGAAACTCAAGAATGCAGTTGAGAAGGAAGAACCCAGGGTTAACAATGGCTTCTGGAATCAAGAAGGTACACAGCTCATGTACCACAGTGGCTTTGATTCTTTGAAATCTAAGAGTTCCtgctgttttatttttatttttacattattataccTAGATTTTGTTTGGTTCTTTTCCTTGGATTTAAGGGCATAGAAACCTTTAAATTGTATTCAGCTTATGGAGTTTACATGAAATTGGATTTTGGGGTTTGATGGTGGatgaattattatattcatgTATAAATGAGTAAATGACATCCCACATTAGAAGGTCATCCTGCTTATAAATGGTGGACCTTGTGACTTGAAACATTCTCTTTTATCATGTTGTCAGAGGAGGATCTTGACAATTTCAATTAATCCTTGCAATAAGATTTCAGTTCTTAATCAGAACATGCCCACAGATGAcattatgtttatgtttatgttcTTTTCTGGCCCACAAATGCAAAATTCCTTCGCCTCCCACACCGCCCAGAATAGTAGAGGGGTAAACCATGATGATTCACTGGCCAATTAGGTGGAAGGACCAGTGTTTGCCTCCTACGAGGAACCTACCACAATGGTGTCACTCTCACCCTGCAGTTGCAAGGCTCGATCCTGTGTCACCGGCCTACTAGGTGAGAGGACCAGCTTTCACAAGGAGCTCACTACACATTGAGTATAACTCCCACAACTATTGAGGCACGATCCTCTGTCTTTGTTCGTACTTTGAATTAATTAAGTTGTCTGTGCGGGCTTTATGTTCTTTTCTTGGGGCAGGTCGGTGGGGAATCATCACAACCATTGTATGTATGTTCATTCACTTCATTGATTGAAATTCTGTGGCCCATatgattattatcattattattatcttgCTCTTCATACATGTAACATGTTTTCAT
This portion of the Ipomoea triloba cultivar NCNSP0323 chromosome 5, ASM357664v1 genome encodes:
- the LOC116020827 gene encoding probable E3 ubiquitin-protein ligase RHC2A, giving the protein MSASSTYWCYRCDRFVRVWDQEDSVACPDCFSGFIEEIDTPTRSLLSESRRSRFAASAAFVMQSSDQNAPPSSPGVRRSRRNGGGDRSPFNPVIVLRGGAAEGGGDGSGTGFELYYDDGAGSGLRPLPASISEFLLGSGFDRLLDQLTQIEANGLGRMEDPPASKAAIESMPTIEILNSHIETEPHCAVCKEPFELGNEAREMPCNHLYHSDCILPWLSLRNSCPVCRHQLPTDAPNSTNSPSSNEQQQPSDDDTVGLTIWRLPGGGFAVGRFSGGRRELPVVYTEMDGGFNNNGVPRRISRGTRGNISRRNGGVRRALLNVFSCLGGAVSSSSSSRIISSRSRSSLLSSVFHGRGRSSSL